From Cucumis melo cultivar AY chromosome 3, USDA_Cmelo_AY_1.0, whole genome shotgun sequence:
AGGAGTACTGGTTCCGCCTGGAGCATTGTCAAACTCAGCAGCAACATCAGGAAAGTGAGCCCCTTGAAACAGGTGCATACTGAGCGGTATAACCCGAGGTGCTGAACCAACAGTATCCAGAGGAGTCAGAATGGTTGACTGTTGAGCCAAAATAAAGCCACTTAGAATTCACGAGAAGCAGATTGGAATATGGATGGCAAAAGTATCGACATGGCGCAGAAGATGATTGAAGATGAATTCTCCAATGTTCACTTTTACCTTAGTGCCCACAAGGTACACAAAGTGACCCAGCGATGTCGAAATAGTGGAGGCATGCTTAGACGGAATCCAATTAGAGATCCCAATTCGATGAAGAATTGAATACTTAACCATTAGGGAGGCAACTGGTAACTGCCCATCGACTGGCCATACTGGGACTGTTCCACCGGTAAGTTCCTCAGCCAGCCGTTCAGAAGTGGGATACGAAACCGCATAGTCAGCAGGCAGAGTGATATCCAGATAAGAGTTTAAAAGTTCAGAAGACACGTTGAAGCACACACCATGAATATGTACCTTTTAATACTCGTCGCCACTTGGATCATTGAAGTCTGAAGGTAAGTTCACAATCAGCTCCCTCATGAGTCGGGGATAAAATGGACCAACCTCAGAGACAGTACGAATAAGTCTGACATTGCGTATCAATTCTAGTATGGCAGGGTAAAAGTTGTATCGATCAACAATATTAGCCTCATCCATAATTTGCCGTTTAACCACATATTTCCATTTGTGTGCTCCTTCCTCAGAGTGAAAAGATACTCCATCAATTGGTACGGACGGCACATTGGGGGGTACCTTCTGCCTTCCAGCCTTGGTGGAAACAACTCGCTGTCTTTAGTAGGTGGGCGCCGAAAGCCAGAGGAGGATGCCACATGCGCTGGTGTGGATACAGGGGTCGAAGACTCACTCGGTCCTTCAGTTGACCTAGAGATTGAGGACTCACCCGGTTCTTCAGTTGATCGGTGATCAGATGGGTCCTTTTCAGGAGATGCACTCTGGTTTTCAGTCGATGTGGATGTGGCTTCCGCCTCTGTCTTTTCTTTCGTTCCTGGAGCATAGTCTTCATCATcagaatcatcatcatcatcatccgCTTCACAGAGCGGAGCCGTCTTAGCAGAGGCCTGGGATGATGGAGCACCAAAGTACTTAGTATGCTCACTAGGTCGAGGTGACGCTACCTTAGGAGACACACCACCACTTGCCTGAGGTTTTGCAGGAGAGGTAGTTTGATTGCTACGTGCGCTTCTTGTTCGGTGACGAGGAGTAGATAGGATCACATTGTCGTCACTTTCTGATGAGTCAGAGTCTAATACCACAGTTTCCACAGAAACCCTCGGTTCAGGTCTCGAGGACGACTTTGGTACTGAAAAAGATACAGAAGGATGAGCACTCTAAGGTGAGGAGAACCCAAGAACTTCTTCCTTAATTGTAACTAGCGGCGAAGGATTTTCTGATCGCTCTGCATGGGAGCTATGTTCAGGACTGGGAACCGCACTGTACTCACCCGACAGAATGGACTTGCATACCTTCTTATACGGATGCTTAGTCAGAATTCCTTTGTATCGTTTCCCTTTCGAGGAAGTTATCGACTTCGAAGCTACAAGATCCATTGCTTCTGAACTGCAAGAAGCCGAAGGGTTTTTGGAGGAGGAGATACCGAATGAATACTTCTTGAATCGAGTGGTAACCATTCTGAGTAAGGAGCATTAATATAGGCAGGGTGTTGGAGAATCTGCAGAGAGAATCCCAACTAATTAGAGAAAAGCCAGGAATATTAAGAGATATATCACTTTGCTGCACGGACTCGgtgtattttttaatttgaagcTTGAGGAGCAGGTAATTTAAATGGGCTGAACGTACTATATGAGGCCCAATATGTGCTTAAGGGAAATAATTGGGCCCCTAACCTACTAATTATCATTCGGGCCGTTTACAGACTCCAACACTGACCCTCAGTCCTTCAAATGTCGCAACATCCAGAGGCTTGGTGAATATGTCTGCTAGCTGAAAGGCACTTTGAACATGTTCTAATCTTATAATATTGGCTTCAACGAGCTCTCAAATAAAATGATGTCGGATATCTATGTGCTTTGTTCAACTATATTGAACTGGATTTTTGGAGATGCTTATTGCGCTAAGATTAGCAGTAGTCTATTATAGCCTTTTTCGTTAACTATCGTATATATTATTTCTTGTAGCGGTGGTTCCCATCCAAAAACAACAGCTCTCCAAGCCCTTCCATGAAGTGATTTGAGGAATGAAGTCATGCGAGACTTCCAATATGAATATGTTTTTCCATCAAGTACTGGACGATTGGTTGAAGGTCCTTCCTTCATTATCTCCATCGAGTTGGAaccttgctctgataccaattgaaaaagcATGAGATAATCAGAATATCCTTTAGCAAATTCTAAAGCAAGTAACTGAAAGAATAGCTAACGATCCAGCAGATGTTAATAACACAGAGAGTTTTGATAACCCAGTTCGGTGAATGTCACGTACGTCTAGGGAGCTTTCTTAGCTTAGataagtaatattattaagagTAAATGGACTTAATA
This genomic window contains:
- the LOC103485731 gene encoding uncharacterized protein LOC103485731: MVTTRFKKYSFGISSSKNPSASCSSEAMDLVASKSITSSKGKRYKGILTKHPYKKVCKSILSVPKSSSRPEPRVSVETVVLDSDSSESDDNVILSTPRHRTRSARSNQTTSPAKPQASGGVSPKVASPRPSEHTKYFGAPSSQASAKTAPLCEADDDDDDSDDEDYAPGTKEKTEAEATSTSTENQSASPEKDPSDHRSTEEPGESSISRSTEGPSESSTPVSTPAHVASSSGFRRPPTKDSELFPPRLEGRRLIRTVSEVHIHGVCFNVSSELLNSYLDITLPADYAVSYPTSERLAEELTGGTVPVWPVDGQLPVASLMVKYSILHRIGISNWIPSKHASTISTSLGHFVYLVGTKSTILTPLDTVGSAPRVIPLSMHLFQGAHFPDVAAEFDNAPGGTSTPAASQPAVGHPVTLSVSLANRLLQALIAESRALTCQISELTDRRTVLDAIIRDLRRTASGTTPPPYD